The Alteromonas mediterranea DE genome contains the following window.
TCGCTCGCCTAAGCATAAACTCAGGGCGTCAATAGCAATAGATTTACCTGCTCCGGTTTCACCGGTAATGGCGGTAAGGCCGTTTTCAAGATGAACCGATAACTGCTTAACAACTGCAAAATTTGAAATAGAAAGATGCGCTAACATAACCACACTCGAAAAAGTTGAACATGATGATATATACAGTAACTGATAATATATACAGTATTTGGTGCTGTAAAGGTAAGTCGCAGTAAATTTTATGAATTAGTAACTAAAAGTTTATTATTTTCAATAAAAACAATTGGATATAATTATTCGATAAAATTGGGGTTATGTGTAACGTGAAATGAGAAAAATAGAGGAAAGGTTTTTTATACAGTAAAAAGGAGAGCGTTAGCTCTCCTTTACTATGGCCACCATAAATGGTTGTCAGTCGTATAGCCCTTTAACAAAAGCTATTAACAAAGCGCGAATTACTGCTGTAATTCACCGCTACCTGATTCAATGTGAGCGCGAACAAACCATTGGAACTGCTCAAGATCGGCAAGCTGACCAGTAATCATATCTTCAGACACTGGATCAATCTCACCTAGGAGTTCCAATGCCTTTCTGTGGTCGCCATTTACACCGTCGTATACAGCATCCAGCGCTTTCAGGTGATCTAGTACTAGGCCTTTACCTAGTTCATAATCTTGCCAACTGCGTCCCTCTACAATTGCTTTAGGCGTGCCTTTAGGCACTCCGCCTAATGTTGCGATACGCTCGGCTATGGTGTCTGTCATTTCACGCACCGCGTCAACTTGGGGGTCGAGCATTTCATGTACACCGATAAAGTTTGGCCCTACCACGTTCCAGTGAATATGTTTAAGTGTGAGCTGTAAATCTAATAACGCGACCAATCGTTGATCCAATACCTTAATTGTTTTGGCAGCGGCATCGTTATCCATTCCTGGGGCTGTAAATTTGATATTGGTATTACTCATGATATCTCCTATTACTAAATATAAATATCGGCGACGGTTTTAAAACGCGGCAAGGCATTTTTGCTTAACGCCGACAGCTTGTAATTGGAGTTGCAACAGGTGTGCCGAATATCTTTGATAAGCTAAGCGACGGATTTAAAAGAAGATTTTGCGGAAGATTAAAAAATCTTTATTTTTCAAGCCTGTAGCGCTTGAGAAAATGCTACAGGCTAGTGTAAGAAATGCAGGAAATCGCTTCGTCAACAGCGTGTTTGTTTAATAAAGCTTACTTCCCCAGCCTAATTTTTTGCGCAGCACGTTGAAATAGCTATAACCTTTTGGATGAACAAGATGAAGCTTATCTGCGCTTTTATTAATGCGAATTTCATCACCCGGTAGTACGGGGAGTACTATATGGCTATCACAGCTCACTTGAAGAGAGTCGCTGTTCACTTTAGACACTTTCATTGATACTTGGCTGTCGGCATCAACAACGATAGGGCGGCTGCTCAATGTATGAGGGAACATGGGCACTAAAGTAAGTGCATCGAGCGTTGGCATTATTATCGGGCCGCCTGCCGAGAGTGAGTAAGCGGTAGAGCCCGTTGGCGTGGCGACGATTAGGCCGTCACTGCGCTGACTAAATACAAACTGCTCATCAATATAAATTTCAAACTCCATCATGTGAGCAACTTTCCCGTGGTGAAGCACCACTTCGTTCACTGCTGAGTTGTTACTTTTTAACTTTTCGTGACGGTAAACTTCAACTTCAAGTAAGAAGCGTTCTTCAACAACGCACTCACCATGGAATATGAGGTCTAACTGCTGCGTAATTTCATCAGGATGTATGTCAGTTAAAAAACCTAAATTACCGCGATTCACGCCCACCACATGAATATCAAAGCGGGCGAGAACGCGAGCGGCGCCAAGCATACTGCCATCGCCACCAACAACAACCGCAAGATCGGCCTCTTTGCCAATGGTGACTAGGTTACAACTTTTTAGATTTTCAGTTTCAAGCTCTTCAGCAATACTTTCTTCTACAAGCAGTTTGCACCCTTTGGCCAGCAAATAGTCGGCAAGACTATTCAAAGTGTCGTGGGTGGCAGCGTGTTGAGGTTTTCCAATTAAAGCAACGGTTTGATAGGGCATGGAATGCTAATGTCCTTTCATTTCCAATCGTTGGACATTAGCACAAGTGTTTTACAAAAGAAAAGTGTAAAGCGATAGCCAATGCGCTCTCGAACATTTTTATCGCATTTAGCCTGTGTAGTGTATTGCCGCTGTTGGTGTAGACGTTTGCTACCAGTTCAAGGTGGGTAACAATAATTTTACATTCCCATTGCTTTGAGCGCAGCGCTAGGTATGCTGGCTTAACGTTTTTGAGAGAAGGGCGTGAGCGCAGGCACGAGAGCCGCCGTATCCATTTGCCTTATTTATTTTTAAATAAGGCACAGCTTAAATAAAGACTATCAATGCGAGGGAACAATGTCTCATCAAATTATTCTGCCAAGGGTGATGCACATAGGGAAAGGGGCAAGTGAGCGTGTTGCTGATACTGTGAAAGGGCTTAATTGCCGAAATCCGTTACTGGTTACCGACAAGGTAATGGTCGAGTTAGGTTATAGCGCGGCCATCGTGAATATCTTGGAAACCGCTGGGATAACGGTTGATGTGTTTTCAGATACTGTCCCTGAGCCGACGGTAGCGTCAATTTCCAGAGGCGTTGATGCTTTCAATACTCAACCTTACGATTGTATTATCGCATTGGGAGGAGGCAGCCCAATCGATAGCGCGAAGGCTATTGCCATACTCGGGAAGCATGGCGGTCAAATGAAAGACTACAAGTTTCCGCGTGTCGTCGATGAAGCAGGGATACCTATTATTGCTATACCTACTACCGCCGGAACGGGCTCGGAAGTGACTCGTTTCACTATTATTACTGACGAAGACACTACCGAAAAAATGTTGTGCGTAGGTTTGGGCTTTATGCCTATTGCAGCATTGGTAGATTATACACTAACGCAGAGTTTACCGGCCCGGGTTACCGCTGATACCGGTATTGATGCGCTCACACACGCAATAGAAGCTTTTGTCAGCCGCAAAGCAAACCTCTACAGTGACGCACAGGCACTCTCTGCAATGGCACTAATTGCACCTAACTTGCGCACTGTGTTTGCCGACCCTTCAAATGACGCCGCTAAAGAGTCGATGATGCTCGGAGCAACGCTTGCCGGTATTGCGTTTTCAAATGCATCGGTGGCCTTAGTGCACGGTATGAGTCGCCCTATTGGCGCGGCGTTTCATGTGCCTCATGGGTTGTCTAATGCTATGTTGTTACCCGCGGTTACCGCATTTTCTATTCCCAGTGCACCAGTACGTTATGCTCAATGCGCTCGCGCGATGGGGATAGCTACGCAAGGTGATTCAGATGATATGGCAAATCAAAAACTGATCAACGAGCTAAAGATGCTTAACGCAGACTTACAGGTGCCTACGCCCGCTGACTTTGGCATCGATAAAGAAGCCTTTTTTGCCTTAGCCTCAACCATGGCTGAACAGGCGTTGGCGTCCGGCTCACCTAACAATAACCCGAGAGTTCCCACGATTGAGGAAATGGTTGCCATTTACGTATCGCTTTGGGAGTAGTGGACTGTTCAATACGCTATGAAAATAAAAGGCCTGAGCCCGTTACAGTATCGAAATCAGGCTTTGGTTGCCCCTTAGGGATTAGCTCAGCTTAATAGGGCCGCTCACTTTGCTGCCTTTTTATCTCGCGGTCCAACCTCCATCTAGCACCATAGTTTGCCCGGTTATATTACGCGCGCTAGGCGACATCAAAAAACTTGCGGTATCAGCAAGCTCTTCAACACTCACAAATTGCTTTTTAGGCATGGGCTCTAACATGATTTTTGTTATCACCTCTTCTTCGGTCAAATTATTCTCTTTAGCCTGTGCGGCAACTTGCTGCTCGACAAGCGGTGTTTTTACGTAGGCCGGGCAAAGGGTATTGATAGTGATATCACAGTCACCGGTTTCAAGGGCAATGGTTTTTGAAAAGCCCAACAGCCCGTGTTTGGCTGCCACGTAGGCAGACTTGTAAGGCGAGGCCACCAAAGAATGGATTGAGCCAACATTAATAATGCGGCCGTAGTTTTGCTCGCGCATTGCCGGTAAAAATGCTTGAGTCAGAAGGGCGGGGCCTACCAGCATAATATTAATCAGCTGCTGCCATTTATCCGCTGGAAAATCTTCAATGCGAGAAACGTGCTGAATTCCCGCGTTATTAATCAGTACATCTACAGTGTGTTTGCCCAGTACTTCTGGCAAAGCTGCGACTTGTTGTGCGTCACACACATCAACAGCCACCGCACTGGCCGAACCCTCTAAATGCGCAAGTTTAATTACTGCTTCTTTCGCGGCCTGTTCATTGATGTCAGCGATGATCACATGGTGACCCTGTTTCATCATCGCTTCCGCAATCCCCAAACCAATACCGCTTGCACCGCCTGTAATAAATACTGTGCGTCTATTCATTCGTACCTCCTGGAGTCTCAACAGTTGGCGTGTCGCTATTGAGTGAAAACAGCATTGCTTTTACTGCGCGAACTTGCGCGCCATCTCTATTCGCGTAATCGCTTGAAGCGTAGCCCCACCAGTCCCAACAGCCCTGTGGGTTTAGTGGCATAAACAAAGACTTTTTAGTTTGTGGGTAAAGCACCACAATGTTGTTATCGTCTGCCCACGCGTTAAGGCCAGTTTGCATGGTGTAAGCATCGCCCACGGCATCTGCATATTGATTACAGCCGTGAAAGCTAATGTGAGCTCTACAGGTTTCGCCTTTAGCACAGCTTTCAGGCACGTAAACAAAGCCTTCACTCGCCAACGTCTTAGCATCGCTTTTGGCTATTTTCTGCTGATTTATCGAATGTAGCGCCCCTGATAGTGTTTCATCTGGCGCAGAGACACCTTCAACGAGATGAGAAAGCATAGCACCCGCTGCATCATAGTCACAATTTCCAATAAACGGGCTCTCAGACTTCATACAGTTCACGCCTTTGTCTTTTGTTGGAAAAAGGTGCGCCATGGGCTTGTCATTGATGTAGGTAATATTTTGAGTGTCTGTCCACTGTTTGTATTGTTCAAACAGTAAGTCGCTGACTTGTGCAATGACTCTGGTGTCTTGCGTACCGTGAAAAAGCCAGACTTTTGCGTCTTTCATATTATTAAGCGAGGCGATTTTACCTTCTGCTTCGTATTGCTTTGCTTTTTTATTCAGCGCGTTAAGGCTGATTTCGCCCTCTACTTTATTTACGCACTGT
Protein-coding sequences here:
- the nadK gene encoding NAD(+) kinase; the protein is MPYQTVALIGKPQHAATHDTLNSLADYLLAKGCKLLVEESIAEELETENLKSCNLVTIGKEADLAVVVGGDGSMLGAARVLARFDIHVVGVNRGNLGFLTDIHPDEITQQLDLIFHGECVVEERFLLEVEVYRHEKLKSNNSAVNEVVLHHGKVAHMMEFEIYIDEQFVFSQRSDGLIVATPTGSTAYSLSAGGPIIMPTLDALTLVPMFPHTLSSRPIVVDADSQVSMKVSKVNSDSLQVSCDSHIVLPVLPGDEIRINKSADKLHLVHPKGYSYFNVLRKKLGWGSKLY
- a CDS encoding 3-hydroxybutyrate dehydrogenase, yielding MNRRTVFITGGASGIGLGIAEAMMKQGHHVIIADINEQAAKEAVIKLAHLEGSASAVAVDVCDAQQVAALPEVLGKHTVDVLINNAGIQHVSRIEDFPADKWQQLINIMLVGPALLTQAFLPAMREQNYGRIINVGSIHSLVASPYKSAYVAAKHGLLGFSKTIALETGDCDITINTLCPAYVKTPLVEQQVAAQAKENNLTEEEVITKIMLEPMPKKQFVSVEELADTASFLMSPSARNITGQTMVLDGGWTAR
- a CDS encoding prolyl oligopeptidase family serine peptidase; the encoded protein is MKKLNYSLRRALSVSLLSAGSLTLSTLAGAQDNLPNLSLDLKHVTVSGLSSGGYMATQFQLAHSDWVKGVGVIAGGPYYCAQGDITTALAQCVNKVEGEISLNALNKKAKQYEAEGKIASLNNMKDAKVWLFHGTQDTRVIAQVSDLLFEQYKQWTDTQNITYINDKPMAHLFPTKDKGVNCMKSESPFIGNCDYDAAGAMLSHLVEGVSAPDETLSGALHSINQQKIAKSDAKTLASEGFVYVPESCAKGETCRAHISFHGCNQYADAVGDAYTMQTGLNAWADDNNIVVLYPQTKKSLFMPLNPQGCWDWWGYASSDYANRDGAQVRAVKAMLFSLNSDTPTVETPGGTNE
- a CDS encoding iron-containing alcohol dehydrogenase, producing MSHQIILPRVMHIGKGASERVADTVKGLNCRNPLLVTDKVMVELGYSAAIVNILETAGITVDVFSDTVPEPTVASISRGVDAFNTQPYDCIIALGGGSPIDSAKAIAILGKHGGQMKDYKFPRVVDEAGIPIIAIPTTAGTGSEVTRFTIITDEDTTEKMLCVGLGFMPIAALVDYTLTQSLPARVTADTGIDALTHAIEAFVSRKANLYSDAQALSAMALIAPNLRTVFADPSNDAAKESMMLGATLAGIAFSNASVALVHGMSRPIGAAFHVPHGLSNAMLLPAVTAFSIPSAPVRYAQCARAMGIATQGDSDDMANQKLINELKMLNADLQVPTPADFGIDKEAFFALASTMAEQALASGSPNNNPRVPTIEEMVAIYVSLWE
- the dps gene encoding DNA starvation/stationary phase protection protein Dps, which codes for MSNTNIKFTAPGMDNDAAAKTIKVLDQRLVALLDLQLTLKHIHWNVVGPNFIGVHEMLDPQVDAVREMTDTIAERIATLGGVPKGTPKAIVEGRSWQDYELGKGLVLDHLKALDAVYDGVNGDHRKALELLGEIDPVSEDMITGQLADLEQFQWFVRAHIESGSGELQQ